One region of Termitidicoccus mucosus genomic DNA includes:
- the ilvD gene encoding dihydroxy-acid dehydratase gives MKNELRSSTSTQGRRMAGARALWRANGMKDEQMGKPLIAVVNSFTQFVPGHTHLHEIGQMVKREIEALGCFAAEFDTIAIDDGIAMGHDGMLYSLPSRDLIADSIEYMVNAHKADAMVCISNCDKITPGMLMAAMRLNIPAIFVSGGPMEAGELGDRHLDLINVMTEAADASVTDEQIGALERVACPTCGSCSGMFTANSMNCLNEAIGLALPGNGTIVATHKNRARLFQDAARLIVENAYKYYRDGDDSVLPRAIASKQAFLNSMALDIAMGGSTNTILHLLAIATEAAVDFTMDDIDALSRRVPCLCKVAPNSEKYHIQDVNRAGGILGILGELAKAGLVDTSLKRADGLTLAEAIKAHDITAAAPSAEAVRIYSSAPAHRFNLVMGSQDSAYKALDADRAAGCIRDVAHAYTKDGGLAILKGNIAQKGCVVKTAGVDASIHKFSGTAKVFHSQDAAVQGILLDQVRAGDVVVITYEGPKGGPGMQEMLYPTSYIKSKHLGKQCALITDGRFSGGTSGLSIGHISPEAAAGGDVALIRDGDIIDIDIPNRAINVRLSAAELDARRAAEKAKGKLAYKPIRDRIVSKALRAYASMVSSADLGGVRVVE, from the coding sequence ATGAAAAACGAGTTACGCAGTTCAACGAGCACGCAAGGCCGGCGCATGGCGGGGGCGCGGGCGCTCTGGCGTGCCAACGGCATGAAGGACGAGCAGATGGGCAAGCCGCTCATCGCCGTCGTGAACTCGTTTACCCAATTTGTCCCCGGCCACACGCACCTCCATGAAATCGGGCAGATGGTGAAGCGCGAAATCGAGGCGCTCGGCTGCTTCGCCGCGGAGTTCGACACCATCGCCATCGACGACGGCATCGCCATGGGCCACGACGGCATGCTCTACTCGCTGCCCTCGCGCGACCTCATCGCCGACAGCATCGAATACATGGTCAACGCCCACAAGGCCGACGCCATGGTCTGCATCAGCAACTGCGACAAGATCACCCCCGGCATGCTCATGGCCGCGATGCGCCTCAACATCCCCGCGATCTTCGTCTCCGGCGGCCCGATGGAGGCCGGTGAACTCGGCGACCGCCACCTCGACCTCATCAACGTCATGACCGAGGCCGCCGACGCCTCCGTGACCGACGAGCAAATCGGCGCCCTCGAGCGCGTCGCGTGTCCCACCTGCGGCTCCTGCTCGGGCATGTTCACGGCGAACTCGATGAACTGCCTCAACGAGGCCATCGGCCTCGCCCTTCCCGGCAACGGCACCATCGTGGCCACCCACAAAAACCGCGCCCGGCTCTTCCAGGACGCCGCCCGCCTCATCGTCGAAAACGCCTACAAATACTACCGCGACGGCGACGACTCCGTGCTGCCGCGCGCCATCGCGTCGAAGCAGGCGTTTCTGAACTCCATGGCGCTCGACATCGCCATGGGCGGCTCGACCAACACCATCCTGCACCTGCTTGCCATCGCCACCGAGGCGGCGGTCGATTTCACGATGGACGACATCGACGCCCTTTCGCGCCGCGTCCCCTGCCTGTGCAAGGTCGCCCCCAATTCCGAGAAATACCATATCCAAGACGTGAATCGGGCCGGCGGCATCCTCGGCATCCTCGGTGAACTCGCGAAAGCCGGACTCGTGGACACCTCGCTCAAACGCGCCGACGGGCTCACGCTCGCCGAGGCCATCAAGGCCCACGATATCACCGCCGCCGCGCCCTCCGCCGAGGCGGTTCGCATCTATTCCTCCGCGCCCGCGCACCGCTTCAACCTTGTCATGGGTTCGCAGGACAGCGCCTACAAGGCGCTCGACGCCGACCGTGCCGCCGGCTGCATCCGCGACGTCGCGCACGCCTACACCAAGGACGGCGGCCTCGCCATCCTCAAGGGCAACATCGCCCAAAAAGGCTGCGTGGTGAAAACCGCGGGCGTGGACGCGAGCATCCACAAATTCAGCGGCACGGCCAAAGTCTTCCATTCGCAGGACGCCGCCGTGCAAGGCATCCTGCTCGACCAGGTGCGGGCGGGCGACGTGGTCGTCATCACCTACGAAGGCCCGAAAGGCGGGCCGGGCATGCAGGAGATGCTGTATCCGACCTCCTACATCAAATCGAAGCACCTCGGCAAACAGTGCGCCCTCATCACCGACGGCCGTTTTTCCGGCGGCACCTCGGGGCTTTCCATCGGGCACATCTCGCCCGAGGCCGCAGCCGGCGGGGATGTCGCGCTCATCCGCGACGGCGACATCATCGACATCGACATCCCGAACCGCGCCATCAACGTCCGCCTGTCCGCCGCCGAGCTCGACGCGCGCCGGGCAGCGGAGAAGGCGAAGGGAAAACTCGCCTACAAACCCATCCGCGACCGCATCGTGTCGAAGGCCCTGCGCGCCTACGCCAGCATGGTCAGCAGCGCCGACCTCGGCGGCGTGCGGGTGGTGGAATGA